In Aliiroseovarius sp. M344, a genomic segment contains:
- a CDS encoding Hint domain-containing protein yields MPGSFSYTLQTVNGDPFVDGGNINITTGTVSGAVFNEFDIVTLSDVAAGDTITIGGLVYTYDYLGSHDVRGDPLQPAAYIRITSVPTGGTLSIGDTFALDLTGLPGDPDYPNLQNGNTKGSVAELDTTTEVKFPGVICFAAGTMLLTPNGEVAIEDLHRGDLVETADAGAQPVLWIGRTKIEFDAKNEDQKPILIASHSLGTDKPIRDLVLSPQHKILLDGTDGQGVLAPAKGLSKQRGVRRMQGRTKVEYFHVLLPAHSIIFADGLATESFYPGETALKMLSAQQRAAVEAAVPFLKKDFGSYGPQARASLTRSQAEELPRGQHGLGFGEIPVVRKSA; encoded by the coding sequence ATGCCCGGCTCGTTCTCGTATACCCTGCAAACCGTAAATGGTGACCCGTTTGTCGACGGTGGCAATATCAACATCACTACCGGCACGGTCAGCGGCGCGGTCTTCAATGAATTTGATATTGTTACACTCAGCGACGTGGCGGCAGGGGATACCATCACGATCGGCGGCCTTGTATACACTTACGATTATCTGGGCTCCCACGATGTTCGCGGTGATCCACTGCAACCTGCCGCCTATATACGGATCACCTCGGTTCCGACTGGCGGCACGCTTTCGATCGGCGATACATTCGCACTCGATCTCACCGGCCTTCCCGGCGATCCGGATTACCCAAACCTGCAAAATGGGAATACCAAAGGTTCTGTCGCCGAACTCGACACAACGACCGAGGTGAAATTCCCCGGCGTCATCTGTTTTGCGGCCGGCACGATGCTGCTAACCCCAAATGGGGAAGTTGCCATAGAAGACCTGCACAGGGGTGATCTGGTGGAAACCGCGGATGCCGGTGCTCAACCGGTTCTTTGGATTGGCAGAACCAAGATAGAATTTGACGCCAAAAACGAAGATCAAAAGCCGATTTTGATCGCCTCTCATTCCTTAGGAACGGACAAACCAATTCGGGATTTGGTCTTGTCACCTCAGCACAAGATTTTGCTGGATGGCACCGACGGCCAAGGCGTTCTCGCGCCCGCAAAGGGGCTGTCAAAACAACGGGGCGTGCGCAGAATGCAAGGCCGCACAAAGGTTGAGTATTTCCACGTCCTGCTGCCAGCACACAGCATCATCTTCGCGGATGGTCTTGCCACCGAAAGTTTTTATCCCGGTGAGACAGCATTGAAAATGCTCTCGGCACAACAGCGCGCAGCCGTCGAAGCAGCCGTGCCTTTCCTTAAAAAGGATTTTGGTTCATACGGCCCGCAAGCCCGCGCTTCTCTAACCCGCAGCCAAGCAGAGGAATTGCCAAGAGGGCAGCACGGATTGGGCTTTGGTGAGATCCCAGTAGTACGTAAATCAGCATAA
- a CDS encoding LysR family transcriptional regulator: MHNENWDDLRYVLTVAETGSVLQAAKRLGVNHATVLRHVAAFEERHGAAVFERTAQGYRLLPDRVHVIRAAQNAEAAIREVSRLASGGRQELSGTVRITSTDSLCATVLSQFAMGLSAGDRNLRVTLLSSNAHLDLIREQAHIVVRPSVALSDDLVGTAVTELGFAAYGTHEAETTWFVLAGPLSRSIAAKWMGDNIGRDQLSTACDSFLTLREMAALGGGISVLPCIIGDHDPRLVRLQGAMPHLTVPLWVAHHVDTVETQQMRAVRKRLGEFLAGQSAVLLGAGGA; encoded by the coding sequence TTGCACAACGAAAATTGGGATGATCTGCGCTATGTTCTGACCGTGGCCGAGACCGGATCGGTGTTGCAGGCGGCAAAGCGGTTGGGGGTAAACCATGCGACCGTGTTGCGCCATGTCGCGGCCTTTGAAGAGCGCCACGGCGCGGCGGTTTTTGAACGCACAGCGCAGGGGTATCGGCTGTTGCCCGACCGCGTGCATGTGATTCGCGCCGCGCAAAATGCCGAGGCTGCAATCCGCGAGGTCAGCCGCCTTGCAAGCGGCGGTCGTCAGGAGCTTTCAGGCACGGTCAGGATCACATCGACTGATTCACTTTGTGCGACGGTCCTGTCTCAATTTGCCATGGGCCTTTCGGCGGGGGACCGCAATCTGCGGGTAACGCTTCTAAGCAGCAACGCCCATCTGGACCTGATCCGAGAGCAAGCCCATATCGTCGTGCGCCCATCCGTCGCTTTGTCAGATGATCTTGTCGGCACGGCGGTCACCGAGCTTGGTTTTGCGGCCTATGGCACCCACGAGGCCGAGACGACATGGTTCGTGCTGGCGGGCCCCTTGTCGCGGTCTATTGCAGCGAAATGGATGGGCGACAATATCGGCCGTGATCAACTTTCGACAGCCTGCGACAGCTTCCTGACATTGCGCGAGATGGCCGCGCTTGGCGGTGGCATCTCGGTGCTGCCGTGCATAATTGGCGACCACGACCCGCGATTGGTCAGATTGCAGGGCGCGATGCCGCACCTGACCGTGCCGCTTTGGGTGGCGCACCATGTCGACACAGTCGAAACGCAACAGATGCGGGCGGTGCGCAAACGGCTGGGAGAGTTCTTGGCGGGTCAAAGCGCGGTGCTGTTGGGGGCAGGCGGTGCTTAG